TGGAGCAGATAGAAAGACAAGCCGGAGGGCTTGCACGGTTAAGTGAGAAATGGGCCTCGGATTACCGTAAGTGGATAGCGGAGGTGTTGTCCCTCAACGGCACAGGGATGGAAATAAACGCTGCGTGTGTTTCTTCAACGGTGGGTATCTCTGTGGGGGCGGAGCTAATTGAACGTGGGCAGTGTAGGAGTGTTTTAGTTGTCGGCGCCGACTGGGTAAGCCGTTTTACATTTTCAGGGTTTGCATCTCTGAGGGCATTAACAAAAACGGTTTGCCGCCCTTTTGATATAAACAGAGACGGGTTGGCAATAGGTGAGGCGGCGGCGGCGGTGCACTTGACAGACCGGCAGGGCAGTGGTGAGAATTTGCCTGAGCTTATAGGCTCAGGGATTGCTAATGACGCCAACCACATAACGGGGCCCTCAAGGGACGGTGCCGGCCTGACTTCGGCTATACATGCTGCACTGAAACAGGCCTCCCTGAGCCCTGTGGATATCGGCGCATTCTGTGCCCACGGCACAGCTACCAGGTATAATGATGACATGGAGCTTACAGCCCTTGAGAGAGTTTTTGATAAGAGACGTTTCCCTGTGTTTTCGGTAAAAGGAGCGCTTGGACACACTCTGGGCGCAGCAGGAGTTTTGGAGACGGCAATTTGCCTGAAGGCACTTTCCTTGCATACCATACCGCCCACCTGTGGATGTAAAAATCCTGAGCAGCGGGCCTCAGACAGAGCCGGAGACTATAAGCAGGAGTTTAAAGGCTGCAACATACTAACAACAAACTCAGGATTTGGCGGCATAAATGCCGCACTAATTATAAGGGCTCCTGAGTGAATATAAGAGTTTCAGGCGGCGGCTTTGTGACAGCCAACGGTTTTGGTAAATTAAACGATACGCTGCCGCTGCCGCTGAAAAAGGGTACTGTGGAGATGCCGGCAGTTGAGCAATTATTTGCAAAGACCGGAATGCCCGCCCGTTTCGGACGTTTTGATAGTTTCACCAAGATGGGCTTTGCGGGGGCTGCACTTGCCCTGGATGATGCCGGCTACAGGGCGGATAAAGGCAGCATTTGCGGCATGATTGTCGCATCATTCTATGATACTGTAAACACCGATAAGGCTTACTACGAGACAACATTGGAACAGGATGGTTTTTTGAGCAGTCCTAATCTTTTTTCATATACCCTTCCGGTGATTATACTGGGTGAGTGCTGCATTGTTTTTTCTATAACCGGACCGGCTTTTTGTGTGGGTAATGAAAGGGGGCGTGA
The nucleotide sequence above comes from Nitrospirae bacterium YQR-1. Encoded proteins:
- a CDS encoding beta-ketoacyl-[acyl-carrier-protein] synthase family protein, with amino-acid sequence MAKVFIKQAAAFTSLGENLDDTFDALCLGKTAIAPVKRFSTVHMEGTDAAIIPSLDMSDSNKIITLLSKLLPQLNDLSPDTFVIWTGIKGGVEQIERQAGGLARLSEKWASDYRKWIAEVLSLNGTGMEINAACVSSTVGISVGAELIERGQCRSVLVVGADWVSRFTFSGFASLRALTKTVCRPFDINRDGLAIGEAAAAVHLTDRQGSGENLPELIGSGIANDANHITGPSRDGAGLTSAIHAALKQASLSPVDIGAFCAHGTATRYNDDMELTALERVFDKRRFPVFSVKGALGHTLGAAGVLETAICLKALSLHTIPPTCGCKNPEQRASDRAGDYKQEFKGCNILTTNSGFGGINAALIIRAPE